The following DNA comes from Mesorhizobium sp. B2-1-8.
CATCACGGACGCGCCTGGCAACCGTGTCCAGTTCGACGCCGCGTCCACCGGCAACGGCTTGCCCCAGCATCAGCGCCGTGCCCGACGGCGCATCGACCTTGTGGCGATGATGCGCCTCGAAAATCTCGGCATCCCAGTCTTGCGGGCCGAGTGCCCGCGCTGCCCGCCCGACCAATCCGACCAGCATGTTGAGCCCAAGCGAGAAGCTGCCGGACCGCACGATGGCGACGGTCTCAGCGGCGGCCGCGATGGTGGCCAACTCGGCGGCATCGAAACCCGTCGAGCCAATCACCAGCGCTGGACCGCCGCGCTCGCCACAGAAGCCGGCCAGATCGACGGAGGCGGCCGGCGTGGTGAAGTCGATGACCACGTCGGCCACGGCAAGTGCCTCGTCGCGGCTCACCAGCCCATCGCCGACACTGCCTGGCCGGTGAAAGCGGGCGGCAAGCGCCAGACGCGCATCGGCCCGCACGGCGTCCGCCATCTGGCGGCCCATGCGGCCGAGCGCGCCAGCGATGGCGATCCTGATCGGGGGCTGCGACATCGGCTCCCGTTATTTCCACATGCCGCGCATGCGCGCGCCGATGTCGACGCGCACCTCCGGCCGTTGTGCCCTGCCCTGCGCCGCTTGCGCGGCCGGCCACGAAAGCTGCTGGAACGCGGCAAGGATGGAGGGCGGGATGAAACGGGTGCGCGAGGCATAGAGATGACGGTCGCCGCGCGCCGCCTGGCCGTGCGGAAAGAAGCGCTGCGGCATGACCAGGTTGAGGCTGTCCTTGGCTCGTGTCATCGCCACGTAGAGCAGCCGGCGCTCCTCCTCGATATCCTCCTTGGTGCCGACGCCGAGATCTGCCGGGATGCACCCGTCGACCGTGTTGAGCACGAAGACGTTCTTCCACTCTTGCCCCTTGGCCGAGTGGATGGTGGACAGGATCAGATAGTCCTCGTCGCGATGCGGCGGCCCGGCCTGGTCGCTGGTTGCGTCCGGCGGGTCGAGCGTCAGCTCGGTCAGGAAGCGTTCGCGCGAGGCATAGCCCGACCCGATCTGCTCGAGTTGCAGCAGATCCGCCCGGCGCGTGATCGCATCCTCGTGGATGCGCTCCAGATGCGGTTCGTACCACAGCCTGACCTGTTCGAGATCGGCTGGCCATTTGGCGCCGGCCCGCAAGCCGGAATAGAGCGAGACAAAACCCGGCCAGTCGTCCGCGGCGCGCTGCGGCGGACGCCAGCCGGCCAGGCCCATCGCCTCGTCCAGCGCCGACGTCATGGCTTCGACGATCTGCGCGGCGGCCGAAGGGCCGATGCCCGGCAAAAGCTGCAGCACGCGAAAACCGGCGACACGGTCGCGCGGATTTTCGGCAAAGCGCAGCACTGCCAGCACGTCCTTGACATGGGCCGCATCAAGGAATTTCAGGCCACCGAACTTGACGAAGGGAATGTTGCGCCGCGTCAGCTCTATCTCCAGCGGCCCGCTGTGGTGCGAGGCGCGAAACAGCACCGCCTGTGACTTCAGCGCGGTACCGGCCTCGCGCTCCGCCAGGATGGTGTCGCAGACGAAGTTGGCTTGCTCGACCTCGTCACGAACGGTCACAAGTCTTGGCTTGTCGGCGGATTTGCGTTCCGACCACAGGTTCTTGGTGAAGCGCTCCGAGGCTTCGCCGATGACCGCATTGGCGGCCGCCAGAATGGTCTCGGTCGAGCGGTAATTACGCTCCAGCATCACCACATCGGCGGTCCGGGCGAACTGCTTTGGAAAATCGAGGATGTTGCGCACCTCAGCGGCGCGGAACGAATAGATCGACTGCGCGTCGTCGCCGACCACGGTCAGCCCGGCGCCGTCGGGTTTCAGCGCAAGCAGGATCGACGCCTGCAGCCGGTTGGTGTCCTGGTATTCGTCGACCAGCACATGGTCGAAACGCCCGCCCAGATGCGTGGCGATTTCAGGCTCGGCCGTCATCTGCGCCCAGTAGAGCAGCAGATCGTCGTAATCGAGCACGTTCTGCGCCTGCTTGGCCTCGACATAGCCCGCAAACAGCTGCTTGAGCTGTTCTGCCCAGCCGGCGCACCAGGGGAAGGCAGACCCCAGCACCTCACCGAGCGGCGCCTGCGCGTTGACGGCGCGAGAATAGATGGCAAGGCAGGTGCCTTTGGTTGGAAAGCGCGCTTCCGTCCTGGAGAAACCGAGTTCGTGGCGCACGAGATTCATCAGATCGGCGGAATCCTCGCGATCATGGATGGTGAAGGCCGGATCGAGGCCAATCTCCAGCGCATAATCGCGCAACAGCCGCGCACCGATGCCGTGAAAAGTGCCGGCCCAGGTCAGCGCATCCGTGATCACCGCGGCATCGCGGCCGAGCACCTCGCCGGCGATGCGCTCGACGCGCCTGGCCATTTCGGATGCGGCGCGCCGCGAAAACGTCATCAGCAGGATGCGGCGCGGGTCGGCTCCCTTGACGATCAGATGCGCGACCCGGTGCGCCAGCGTGTTGGTCTTGCCCGAGCCGGCGCCGGCAATGACCAGCAGCGGCCCCGCAATCTTGCCGTCGCCATGTTCGACGGCCTGACGCTGGGCGTCGTTCAGCAGGGCGAGATAGGCTGGCTGGACGGTCTGTTCCAAAAAAGTCGAATCATGGGCGGCGAGGTTCATCGCCCATCAAGCATCGTTTCCGCTTTGTTCGCAACAGAGAAGCAACGCCGCCAGGTCGGCGAGCAATACGATCAGCGTTTCGGATCAACGCCCATCGACGCGGACTGCCGGCGCAGCGCCTCGCGGTCGTTCGCGGGCGCCGGCAGCAAGAGCGGATCGACATTGTCAGGTACCTCGTCGATCATCTTGCGGGCGAGACGGTAAGCGACAAAGGCCAGCGTGCCAACCAGAAGCAAGCGGATCATTTGGGCGGTCCTCCTTCGCTGGGTCAACCTGAGGCTGGTCGTTTTGTTCCCTCGGCGCAATCGCCGCAATCAAACCGGCACCGCTTCGTTCCGAGGTTGAAGGAGGTGGCGATGAAAAAAGCTGGGAACGATCCTCGCGCTGGTGTCCAGCACAAGACGATAGCGCCTTCAACGCATTGCCGCGATGCATTCCTCGAGGCGCTCGAGGCGGAACTTGGCATTGCGCAATTCGTGGCCTGCGTCCTGGCGCAGCTGTCGTGTCTGGGCCGAGGCAGCGGTCAAGTTTTGTTCGAGTTCCGTGATCCGCGCGCGCACCTGTTGCGCTTCATCCTGGCGCAACGCCTTTATCCAGCTCCGCCCGCGCATCCATGAACCCGCAGCACACCAAAAGCCTGCCGCAGTCATGGCAGCAAAACCCTAACTTCCACCAAGCGCGAGCATTCTAACTTTAACGAAAGCTAATTTAGCGCAAGGAAGAAGGCCGGCGCCGCTTGGGAGGTAGTCTGATAGCGCCGGCCAGGCGGATATCAGGTCCGCCGCGTCAGGGAGGCTAGCTGAGTCTTGCCGCTGCGTCATGCGAGATCAAGGATTTCAGCCTTTCCCGGGCGTTTTCCCCCCGTAAAATGCCGCGAAAAGGGCCCGAGGGTTCAGGTCCCAAGCCGCTGCCTGGCGATGGCGACATGGAAATTGGCACCGAACAACAGCCCATCATCGTTGAAGTCGTA
Coding sequences within:
- the dapB gene encoding 4-hydroxy-tetrahydrodipicolinate reductase is translated as MSQPPIRIAIAGALGRMGRQMADAVRADARLALAARFHRPGSVGDGLVSRDEALAVADVVIDFTTPAASVDLAGFCGERGGPALVIGSTGFDAAELATIAAAAETVAIVRSGSFSLGLNMLVGLVGRAARALGPQDWDAEIFEAHHRHKVDAPSGTALMLGQAVAGGRGVELDTVARRVRDGVTGARPAGEIGFAVARGGSIVGEHSVSFCAEGETVTVSHAAGDRIMFARGAIAAALWVAGRAPGEYDMGDVLGQSARS
- a CDS encoding ATP-dependent helicase, which codes for MNLAAHDSTFLEQTVQPAYLALLNDAQRQAVEHGDGKIAGPLLVIAGAGSGKTNTLAHRVAHLIVKGADPRRILLMTFSRRAASEMARRVERIAGEVLGRDAAVITDALTWAGTFHGIGARLLRDYALEIGLDPAFTIHDREDSADLMNLVRHELGFSRTEARFPTKGTCLAIYSRAVNAQAPLGEVLGSAFPWCAGWAEQLKQLFAGYVEAKQAQNVLDYDDLLLYWAQMTAEPEIATHLGGRFDHVLVDEYQDTNRLQASILLALKPDGAGLTVVGDDAQSIYSFRAAEVRNILDFPKQFARTADVVMLERNYRSTETILAAANAVIGEASERFTKNLWSERKSADKPRLVTVRDEVEQANFVCDTILAEREAGTALKSQAVLFRASHHSGPLEIELTRRNIPFVKFGGLKFLDAAHVKDVLAVLRFAENPRDRVAGFRVLQLLPGIGPSAAAQIVEAMTSALDEAMGLAGWRPPQRAADDWPGFVSLYSGLRAGAKWPADLEQVRLWYEPHLERIHEDAITRRADLLQLEQIGSGYASRERFLTELTLDPPDATSDQAGPPHRDEDYLILSTIHSAKGQEWKNVFVLNTVDGCIPADLGVGTKEDIEEERRLLYVAMTRAKDSLNLVMPQRFFPHGQAARGDRHLYASRTRFIPPSILAAFQQLSWPAAQAAQGRAQRPEVRVDIGARMRGMWK